In the Staphylococcus sp. IVB6240 genome, one interval contains:
- the parE gene encoding DNA topoisomerase IV subunit B has product MSAKKKNNYSDDAIQVLEGLEAVRKRPGMYIGSTDKRGLHHLVYEVVDNSVDEVLNGYGDEIQVTINADESITIADNGRGMPTGMHQSGKPTVEVIFTVLHAGGKFGQGGYKTSGGLHGVGASVVNALSEWLTVEIHRDGKVFEQKFAHGGVPQTSLVKKGKTKKTGTIVTFKPDSEIFKSTTSFNFDTLSERFQESSFLLQGLKIVMEDKRSGKERQEVYHYEEGIKAFVSYVNEGKETLHDVALFQGTINDIEVDVAFQYNDQYSESILSFVNNVRTKDGGTHEVGFKTAMTRVFNDYSRRIGELKPKDKNVEGNDIREGLTAIVSVRIPEHLLQFEGQTKSKLGTPEARSAVDALITEKLPFYLEEKGQLSKALVKKAIKAQQAREAARKAREDSRSGKKNRRKDTLLSGKLTPAQSKNTKKNELYLVEGDSAGGSAKLGRDRKFQAILPLRGKVINTEKARLEDIFKNEEINTIIHTIGAGVGNDFNLEDSNYNRVIIMTDADTDGAHIQVLLLTFFFKYMRPLVREGHVYIALPPLYKLEKGKGKQKRVEYAWTDEELEKLQKKLGKGFMLQRYKGLGEMNPEQLWETTMNPETRTLIQVQIDDEVRSSKRVSTLMGDKVAPRREWIERHVQFGMQEDQSILENDEVQILVKDETDGEEA; this is encoded by the coding sequence GTGTCAGCGAAAAAGAAGAATAATTATTCGGATGATGCGATACAAGTATTAGAAGGTCTTGAAGCGGTACGTAAAAGACCAGGTATGTATATAGGTTCTACAGACAAACGCGGGTTACATCACCTTGTCTATGAAGTCGTTGATAACTCTGTAGATGAAGTATTAAATGGCTATGGTGATGAAATCCAAGTAACGATTAATGCTGATGAGAGCATTACCATTGCAGATAACGGACGTGGTATGCCAACAGGAATGCATCAATCAGGCAAACCAACTGTGGAGGTTATCTTTACGGTATTACATGCAGGTGGTAAGTTTGGCCAAGGTGGTTATAAAACATCTGGTGGGCTACATGGTGTCGGGGCTTCTGTCGTTAACGCGTTAAGTGAATGGTTAACGGTTGAAATTCATCGTGATGGCAAAGTGTTTGAACAGAAATTTGCACATGGTGGTGTCCCGCAAACGAGTCTTGTTAAAAAAGGAAAAACGAAAAAGACAGGAACGATTGTTACATTTAAACCTGATTCAGAGATATTTAAAAGTACGACATCTTTTAACTTCGATACATTAAGCGAACGTTTCCAAGAGTCTTCATTCTTATTACAAGGCTTAAAGATTGTGATGGAAGATAAGCGATCTGGAAAAGAACGTCAAGAAGTATATCATTATGAAGAAGGTATTAAGGCGTTTGTAAGTTATGTTAATGAAGGAAAAGAAACATTACATGACGTTGCGTTATTCCAAGGGACAATCAATGATATCGAAGTAGATGTAGCGTTCCAATATAATGATCAATATTCAGAGAGTATTTTAAGTTTCGTTAATAACGTACGTACGAAAGATGGTGGTACGCATGAAGTTGGATTTAAAACAGCTATGACACGTGTATTTAATGACTACTCTCGCCGTATTGGTGAACTAAAACCAAAAGATAAGAATGTAGAAGGTAATGATATTCGTGAAGGATTAACTGCCATTGTATCAGTTCGTATCCCAGAACATCTTCTACAATTTGAAGGGCAAACAAAGTCTAAACTTGGGACGCCTGAAGCAAGAAGTGCCGTAGATGCTTTAATTACTGAAAAACTTCCTTTTTATTTAGAAGAAAAAGGACAATTATCAAAAGCATTGGTCAAAAAGGCGATCAAAGCGCAACAAGCACGTGAGGCAGCTCGTAAAGCGCGTGAAGATTCACGTTCAGGTAAAAAGAATCGTCGCAAGGACACATTGTTGTCTGGTAAGTTGACACCTGCGCAAAGTAAAAATACAAAGAAAAATGAATTGTACCTAGTTGAGGGTGACTCAGCTGGTGGCTCAGCAAAACTGGGACGTGATCGTAAGTTTCAAGCCATTTTACCGTTGCGTGGTAAAGTGATTAATACCGAAAAAGCCCGTCTTGAAGATATTTTCAAAAATGAAGAGATTAATACCATTATTCATACGATTGGTGCAGGTGTTGGGAATGACTTTAACTTAGAAGATAGTAACTACAATCGTGTGATCATCATGACCGATGCGGATACAGATGGTGCACACATTCAAGTACTATTACTGACATTCTTCTTTAAATATATGCGTCCACTTGTACGAGAAGGGCATGTTTATATTGCTTTACCACCTCTTTATAAGTTGGAGAAAGGAAAAGGGAAGCAAAAACGTGTGGAATATGCATGGACGGATGAAGAGTTAGAGAAATTACAGAAAAAGCTGGGGAAAGGTTTTATGCTACAACGTTATAAAGGTTTAGGTGAAATGAACCCTGAACAATTGTGGGAAACAACAATGAACCCAGAAACACGTACATTAATTCAAGTCCAAATTGACGATGAAGTGCGCTCATCTAAACGCGTCTCTACATTAATGGGTGACAAAGTAGCACCACGTCGTGAATGGATTGAAAGACACGTACAATTTGGCATGCAAGAAGACCAAAGTATTTTGGAAAATGATGAGGTCCAAATATTAGTTAAAGATGAAACTGACGGGGAGGAAGCATAA
- the plsY gene encoding glycerol-3-phosphate 1-O-acyltransferase PlsY, with product MALSLLFIVSYLIGSIPSGYLIGKIFFNKDIRNYGSGNMGATNSFRVLGKPAGFAVTFFDILKGTFAVFLPIWFSVDIHGLIVGIFAILGHVYPIYLKFRGGKAVATSAGVLLGVNPLLFIILVGVFFITLYLSKYVSLSSIVGASCCVIGSIIVHDYVLLIVSFAVTCLLIYRHTSNIKRILNGTEPKIKWM from the coding sequence ATGGCATTAAGCCTTTTATTTATTGTAAGTTATTTAATCGGTTCGATACCGAGTGGTTATTTGATAGGAAAAATATTTTTCAACAAAGACATTCGTAATTATGGCAGTGGTAATATGGGCGCAACAAACAGTTTCCGTGTACTCGGAAAGCCCGCTGGTTTTGCAGTAACATTTTTTGATATTTTAAAAGGAACTTTCGCAGTTTTTCTACCGATATGGTTTAGTGTTGATATTCATGGTCTTATTGTGGGGATCTTCGCAATTCTCGGTCATGTATACCCAATCTACTTAAAATTCAGAGGTGGGAAAGCCGTTGCTACGAGTGCTGGTGTTTTATTAGGGGTCAATCCTTTATTGTTCATTATCCTTGTAGGTGTATTCTTTATCACACTTTATTTATCTAAGTACGTGTCACTATCAAGTATTGTCGGTGCAAGTTGTTGTGTCATTGGGTCCATTATCGTACATGACTATGTCTTACTCATTGTAAGCTTTGCAGTAACTTGTCTCCTTATTTATCGACATACAAGCAATATTAAGCGTATTTTGAATGGCACAGAACCAAAAATCAAATGGATGTAA
- a CDS encoding thioesterase family protein, translating to MLYALTEIEVRYQETDQMGVVYHGNYATWFEVARTDYVRKLGLDYMEMERQGVVSPVTELNVQYKKSVGYPDVVTVKTWVSKFSRLRYRYEYEVYNSEGEVVTKGYTDNVIITKDGGKPLRLDKSFPKWYDVYSEVDKRNKAGEDLELKKPNQ from the coding sequence ATGTTATATGCATTGACAGAAATTGAAGTGCGCTATCAAGAAACAGATCAGATGGGTGTTGTTTACCATGGGAATTATGCAACATGGTTTGAAGTGGCACGTACGGATTATGTTCGCAAGTTAGGTTTGGATTATATGGAGATGGAACGTCAAGGTGTCGTCTCTCCTGTGACTGAACTCAATGTTCAATATAAGAAAAGTGTTGGGTATCCGGATGTCGTAACTGTGAAGACATGGGTATCTAAGTTTTCACGATTAAGATATCGTTATGAATATGAAGTGTATAATTCAGAGGGAGAAGTTGTCACAAAAGGTTATACAGATAACGTGATTATCACAAAAGATGGTGGGAAACCACTCCGTTTAGATAAGTCATTCCCTAAATGGTACGATGTTTACAGTGAAGTAGATAAGCGAAATAAAGCAGGAGAAGATCTTGAATTGAAAAAACCCAATCAATAA